TTGTAAGTGGCTAATAACTAATCAGTCAAAACAGTAAAATTAGCATGCAGGTATAAAGGCAAATTTGACATCCAGAATGTGATACTCCAATAAAGCAATGCTTCATCTCAGCTCTGATCATTCTCTTGGGGGCTGCTATCAACTAAATCCTTTTAGCCATTTGGATTTTAGTTATGACATGAGAACAAAAAGATATAATGGATTCATCTATCCACAGCACCATGGAAGTGTTTGTGTTAGACAATAAATGGATGTCCTGATCTCGTCTCTACTTGTTTtcaattactattatttattattttatagtcatatatacattatatatatatatatatatatatatatatatatatatatatatatatatatatatactatgcaCATTGATTACATTGTCCTCTCTTATGTCTACTCCTCCCAAATCCCTTCTTCTTTCCAACTTCTTTCCAATGCCCTTTCTaccattgtggtgtgtgtgtgtgtgtgtgtgtgtgtgtgtgtgtgtaccactgtaTTTAATTAATGTTACTTAAATGGGTATGAGTGagggttatttttatttgagcAAAGGCAACTTGAAGAGGCTACCATTGAGGAACATGAGTACCCCTCTTCCAACAGACCCTTAACTACCTGGAGCTCTTTAAGACTGTTGATTCTCTTTTCTTATTCCCACTTGGTTAGTCATATTAATCCAATGTATAACAGAAAAATGCatgcagaaaatagaaaaatgtcaGCTCACTGAATGCAACTAAAATCAGAGGAGGAGAAAATATAGGGAAAGTTCTTCCTCTGTTATCCATGGTCAGAAGAAAAGCTCAGATGTACAAATTGAAGTCACCCCTCCCCACTTAAGTCGATTGTATACCTAGCTAGATAGTATGCAGAGATTCAAAATCCATGTCATCAACACTCCCCCCACTCCTCTCAGGTACTCGCTAGGACTTTTATTCCTTTCCTTTGGGAATAGCAATGGCCCAGATTCTCTAGTTGATTGGCTTTTCTACTAGGAGTAGAATGTTTAATTAACCTAACTCCCATCAGCAAGCTGCAATAATGAGCTTGCTTCAACCACGAATCACCGTGCACTGCTGCATACACCTTATTAAATTTGGAGTTGTTATTCATTTACAAACTtctgaagaaaatgattttttaaaaaaattatgaaaagcttttaaaatattttataaatgaactCAGTTTTACCTGAGAACACACAAACACTCAAGATAGCTAGTGGCATCATAATAGTTCCCTGGGTTTCCACATTACTTCTTTTCAAAGAGATTAAATGACTTGCTTGAGGagtttttcattcttctttctaTTTGTGCTCAATAATGCATAATGTTTAGCAGATTGGAATTCCTTCTTTAAAGTGTTAATctcttactttcttttataaatgcaCCTCTTTAATTCTAGACATCTGAAAGGGATCAATTTTCACAGCTCATTCATTGGTACAGGAGCTGATGAGGGTTTGACATCTATAGAATGGCTTACATTTAAAGGCTTCATGGTTAtagtctttacatttttttattccaGTTAAATATGCCTGGAATGGAATAGTTCTTTAAATGACACCACTTAAAAGTGTAAGCAATGGATTCAGTATTCAGTATCACTTCTCTTGTTGAATGACTATATTGATTTCAATGTGAAATTTTCTAGGTCTTAGAAGCCTGCTTGCTTTAAACTTAATGGTCAGACATTTCTTATATAATTTCTCCTGTTCAAGTTCAATAACCTTCTAAAGTTATAATGCATATTCATTCAAGttcaatatatataatgttttgacTCTGGGAAATACACAGCAGATCAAGATATTAGAAGAAGTGAAATGACTGTAAGGTATAGCTCTTGCCCTACATGCCTTTttccttaacatttttaaaaattatgagacATTAGAATAACTTACAAATCATTATGGAAGAACAAGAGGAGCACACACAGATGCTATCATAGGTAAAATTCTAAGTTGACAGATTCTGGATAGAGACGCCAAGGTAAAACTGACATGGTTTTAAGGAATTTGTAGGAATCCCTTGCAGCAAGTGAAGACCTCAGACACAAAGACTCAGAGGTTTACCTGGTGATTGTCAAGCCACCCAGAAGCCCACAGAAGCAGAAGGGTTTTACCACCTTGTATTTTCAATTGACAATTTGGAAAACTATGGCATAAAAGCCTCATCCAAAGTCTCAACATTTTGTGATTGGGCCAAGATGGAAACTACTTCTTATGACATCCAATCTTGCTCTAAATCCCTAGATCATTTAGTTAAGTAGAAGTCATGCATCAGACACTATAATATGGCACTAGGAACCTTCTTACTTAAACATAGGAGTTTAATAATTATATTTGTCAAAGCTTTCAAAATCCATGATAGTAAATGAAACCCACataataaatttcctttttcatCTAACTTAATCAGGTAAGTAAACTGAAAGAAATCAGTTGAAGTATATGTATGACTGAGagattctctttttaaatagaCGAATGTAGTTTATTTCTGAATTGACAATGTGACTGGATTTTAGAGTCTAAAGCAGCAAGAGTTCTTCTTAATGGAGAGAATTGCTGCTTAAATTGCTGACAAGAAATTGCACTTAAAGATTCAGCAGCCAGTGAATATAAACACTAGGGATAAACATGTCTACTTGCATCAATCAAAGACAGCTGCAGTGTACCCCTAGAAAGGTGAGCAATTATTTATGAAATtatgttttcttcagtgattcCGAACTGCAATTCTAGGATAAACTGCATGAGGAAAACAGACAATGTCACCATCCCAATTAACCACAGAGTCACATGAATTTTCAAAATCAAGGACTTTTAGTTATTCTTTGCTTACCCTTACCACCCTgagtagagattttttttttagctttaaaaGCAGACTGATTGAACAAACCAGCCCATTCTTAACAAGCtaggttgtttgttttggtaattTTAAAGGCAAGGGTCTGGGTGGACAAACTCACAAATCTAAAGACAAAGAAGAGGGTGCTGAGAGCATGTAAGGGTCTGCCATACTTGTTACGTTTACCTGAGTCAGTTTCTGGATCATCTGTTGTGGGGACGTCATTGCCTTTAGCGGTTTTGCTGTTGCCATTGTTATTGTTTGTATGAGTATGacacatgtgtggtgtatgtacatatgtgtgagtgcagaggacagaggaggacattggTGGGGGGGGTGTCTTCTTTTAGCACCCTCTGCTTTAATCCCCTAAGACAGAGGCCATCAATGAACCAGGAGATAGGTTCTGGAGAGCCTCCTGTTACCACTGCCCAGAGCAttagcattaaaggcatgtgagcacctcttcccagcattttatgtaagtgctgggatctgaattcaggtcatcatgcGGCACAAGCTCTCATACCCGCTGAGCCACTTTCCTAGCCATAGCTTCAGTCCTGAATCACTCTCTTAATTTCCCTTGCAATAGTCATGGACTATCAAGCTACTGTACAGTGATAACAATGACATCAGCAGTCAAATACAAGAATCCTAGATTTCTGAGGTCAATGCATCTTGTGACAGGTCAGGACTAAAAACCTGACTGTCTCTATTAGGTTAGTTTGTGAGCAGGTAGGTccctgaaagaattttttttttaagattttttttttttaattttgaatgtgagtgttttgcctgcatgtatgttgtgtgtCACATGTATACATGGTGttcatggaggctagaagagggcaccagatcccctggaactaaaatTAGGGATGGTTGCAATATgattgctggaaactgaactcttgTACCCTGTAAGAGAAACAAGtgtaactgagccatctctctagctccgaTGAGGGATTTTCTTGGTTGTTAGTTGATTCAGAAGAAAACAGCTCACTATGTGCAGCCCCATTCTATAGGAACTGGTGCTGGGGTGTACAAGCAAGCTAGCTACCCATGAACCTGTGAGCAAGTGAACTGGAAAGTGAGCCCAGCAAACAGTGCTTCTCCAGTGTCTGCTGTACCTCCTTGGCTCTGGCGTGGCTTCCCTGGTTGCCGGTAGTACTGTATAACAAGTAGGCCTACCTTCAGATTTCtgccttcagtttctgccttgacatcCTTCAGTGACGGACTGTGGcttgaaagtgtaagccaaatgaacccttcccCTCCATAAGTTGCCTTAGCACAGtagcagaaagcaaactagaaaacGTGTCTTTtagatcattaaaaaataatatccaaaagtataaattatattttacatttgtttctttaGTAAAAGCAAGGTCATATTTTCTTTAgattaaatgcttttaaattacttttcaaatgaggaaagggagagggaaaacagATAATCTTACTTTCATccctaaaatgtaaaatattcctGGAATATTACTTCGAAAAACTTAACAACACTCAGGTCATGAATTTCTCAGTACTTTGTGCCACTAATTCTGTGTTTATGATATCAACAGGTGCCTACAAACCTTGTCCCTCtggaataaagggaaaaaaaaggcgTCATTGAAGGTAGTGAGTGAGGCAACAATTACCAGCTAACTTGTGTTTATTAACAGTTTTGGTTCTTGCGGATCACATAATATTTCTAAgagcatttctgattttttttaccataaagtaatatttttctattttcctccACAGTCAAGgacaattaaaattttcattattcattcctaCTCTgcatttttcttccctctcctttatGTAGAATAAAATGTCATGGCTAATGAAACTCAGCATGACTTTCTCTGAAGGGTTGAGACAAAGCTAATAGATGATGGAAAGGAATCCAGTCCTTGCCTCCCAAAGGCTGCAAAAGATCCAGATCACTCTTGCATGCACAAGCTTTATTCTAGAAGCATGCAGGGCCCTTTCAAAGTCAGATAGTGGTGTCTCTGATATACAGCACATAAACTGATACTAGCAGATGGATTTTTTTCCACCTGAAATAACTTCATTAGGTAATTGTCCCCTTTACACATAGTTTTTCTAGCTAATTGGCACAGTTACCAGCTGGGGGTGTTAAGGATTCTCCAAAGAAGCTGATAGGTATGGAGAAAGCCAATGGTTTCACCAATCCTAAGTGAAACTCCTGATAATTTCACAGGGtaattgtgtattttaaaagtaaatcatttcttcacaattttctcttttatttaaaaaaaaaaaacttgttatgTATCTGCCTTCTAGTGAGTAGTTTTTAATTATTCTCTACAATCCCAGCTTCCGTGTTGTAGACAACAGTATCATTCCAGAATGCCAACTAATGATTTTACTAGACATTGACATTGTCAAACATCCCTGCAGGCAAAAACTGTTTGAATTCTGAGCAACTGCTCTATAGACAGATTGCTCCTAAGAATTGTGAAGTGTGTGCATGAGTGATTTGAGATGTTgatatgtaatatacatatataatttttgtttcatgtatcTAACATGAATATAGAATccccttaatttttaaattaaattattgaaACAATTTAAAGATAATTACAAGTATGCATATATGTCTAGATGGAACTCAAACACGTTGAAGTCATTAAAAACTACTGCTTTTTAGTTAGACTCATAAAAAGATGGAGGAGGGTATCATTTGATTAACTAATGCATTTATAAATCTTTCCGGGTAAAGAGAGGAAAAGTCACTTACAAGTACCAATGACTATGGATTACTTGAGGATGCCACAGTCATCTCCAGCACCAAAAGTGATAGGGACTTCTTTGATTCCTCATATAAACAGTAGAACCACATAAATAGAAAACCAAATTGCATGGTGGCCTCTCTTGACATGATGATTCAATCAGTTTAAATGACTAAAGCATgtttaaatcaaaacaaataaaacctagTGTGACTGAATGATCTGAACATGGAGACAATTGACCTGGAACTGCATGGAACTTCTTATAGACTTGTGTTGTGAGCTATGTATGGCTCATGAAAGGGCTAGTCACCCAGAAACTGAAATTTCCTGGTCTTTAAAAATCACTGGCAACAGTTTTCACATCTTAATGATTTCATATAATGTACACAACAATGGATCCTGGAAGAGTAGCCTAAACATAGGATATTGCTATGGtgcttaaaaattcattttatttttttatgtgcatgagtgtctgtgtgtctgtctgtggtgcatcatggtggtgggtggtgtgtgtgtatgtgtgtgtgtgtgtgcgcgtgcgtgcgtgcgtgcgtgcgtgtgtgtgtgtgtgtgtgtgtgtgtgtgttatgtggtgtggtggtggtgctggtggaatatgtgtatgtgttgtgtgttagctgcccagccatctctccagaccctgccaTGGTGTGTAGTAGAGAACTGATGAGTCTATTCTCATTGACAATGAAGGAAAGCCTGTGATAACATTAAGTTTGTAGACAGAACTCTTCCTTATATGAAAGGGAAAGAAATCCCAAACTCTGTCCAGTTTGCTCTCTTTCCTGCAGAAAATCTCCAACAGCCAGTTGGAGCCATCTTTGTCAAGCTTTGACTTTTAAGAATTCTGGATGTACATGTTTAGGTCCCTCCAGATCAAAGCTTTTCCCTGAAAACCTCATGGTGTTCTCCATTAGACTTTTTGTGGTCATTATAAGAATTTAGATTTTAGTCTTAAGAAACTCATATCTTTTGCGGGGGGAGTGGGGGATAGAATGTATTATAACTGGGCAGATTGCCAGTTTTAATCTTTGTAGTTAGTGCCCACTTAGAACACACTAGTTTTTTTAGCATGCCAGAAATTTAGAAATGTCTTTGCATTTTGACACTGGGACCAAAAAGACTCAGAAGCAAGTCACCTGAGCTTTGCATATGCCCAAGGGGCCTCGTTTTTGGTTTTGAGGCTTGCACCAGACCAGGTTGTTCAACTTACTCTCTGCAGGCTCTTTGGACCTTCGGCCGCTGGATGACTTCCTCAGCAGGCTCCGCCCTGAGGTAAAAAGGCTGGTGAGCTCCTCCAAGGGACTGGTGGGTGTCCGGGACCTGGAACCACTCTGCACAGCAGCGCTGTAAGTATTCACCGCGGCATTGACCATCTTGGCCCCATCTTGCGACACGGGTCTGGGGGTCGAGTGAGGCACTGAGGGAGAACTTCTTGAGAGGCTGCCGGAATGCACAGCATCGTAGGGGGGAGGCCTCTTGAGACTCAAGGGCGTCAGGGACCTCCCCATGCTGACgggggatggagaggtggaaTGACTTTTTGGATAGCCATGAGGAGATTGGGTTCTGTACAAAGTGGATGGAGGTGGAGGGGATGAAGAGAGCACAGAGGACGCAGGCGCAGGGCCTAGGGCTCCGCTCTGGTCTTTAGCGTGGCTGGAGGTGTGTGATGGCAGGGAGGATGGACATGCTCCAGGTGGCTGTTTCATGTAAGACACGTTTTCCAACACAGGAAGCTTTGTGACTTCCAGAGGGGTCAGCGGAGACTCATCGGAATTGGGGGAGCAGTGTACTGGGGCTGGCGGGAACACCAGCAGGGGTGGTCTGtgagaaagcaagttggggaagggTGGGGGTATCTCACAAAGCAGACCCTTCGGAGTACATGGTCCTGAAGACTTGATGAAGTCCAGGTCAGGCACCGTGGGAGTAGCACACTGCGAAGAACAACTGTGATGATCAAAGTCACATTTGGAGTCATGGCCTAGGTCGTCGAAAATGGGGTATTTCATCTCCTCGTACACAGCCTCACTCTGgtcatcctcctccttcctgaagTCTCTAAGAATGTTACCCACCATCTCGATGTACACAGGCTCCTCTTCCTCGGGGTCTGCTGCGGGGCTGCAGACCTGGGACAGGGATGAATCTCTTGGGAGCGAGGTTCTCCTTGGCACATGCTTTTTGATGTAGGTTTCATCGAATGACGTGCTAAGCTGAGTGTTAGGGTTCCGTTTTGGTTTTGGAGGGGGGATTTTCTTCGAGTATTCGTCACTGTGGGGTCTTGGCTTGgcagacactgaaagaaaaaaaagagggattGGGGAGTAAAGCATGAATATATTGGAAAGTTTTCAAATTCGACCTGTGCTTGGATTTTCTGCAATTCTTTGATACAAGGAGTAGTCAACTTCATTACTAGCTTGAGTCTTTGATAACTCAAATTCATAGTCAAACATAGCCCACAGAAAATCTTAATGGTAGAATCATACTGACTCTCAATTTCAGACTAATTATTATCTGGCTACT
The window above is part of the Peromyscus maniculatus bairdii isolate BWxNUB_F1_BW_parent chromosome 13, HU_Pman_BW_mat_3.1, whole genome shotgun sequence genome. Proteins encoded here:
- the Nyap2 gene encoding neuronal tyrosine-phosphorylated phosphoinositide-3-kinase adapter 2 isoform X2 is translated as MIPSKMMSANPEEDPLDTFLQYIEDMGMKAYDGLVIQNASDIARENDRLRNETNLAYLKEKNEKRRRQEETIKRIGGEVGRSQDTSYAGKHFRMGFMTMPAPQDRLPHPCSSGFTVRSQSLHSVGGTEDDSSCGSRRQPPPKPKRDPSTKLSTSSETVNSTAASKSGRPLERAEVSAKPRPHSDEYSKKIPPPKPKRNPNTQLSTSFDETYIKKHVPRRTSLPRDSSLSQVCSPAADPEEEEPVYIEMVGNILRDFRKEEDDQSEAVYEEMKYPIFDDLGHDSKCDFDHHSCSSQCATPTVPDLDFIKSSGPCTPKGLLCEIPPPFPNLLSHRPPLLVFPPAPVHCSPNSDESPLTPLEVTKLPVLENVSYMKQPPGACPSSLPSHTSSHAKDQSGALGPAPASSVLSSSPPPPSTLYRTQSPHGYPKSHSTSPSPVSMGRSLTPLSLKRPPPYDAVHSGSLSRSSPSVPHSTPRPVSQDGAKMVNAAVNTYSAAVQSGSRSRTPTSPLEELTSLFTSGRSLLRKSSSGRRSKEPAEKSTEELKVRSHSTEPLPKLDSKERGHHGGAASSREPMKAQEWDGTPGPPVVTSRMGRCSVSPTLLAGNHSSEPKVSCKLGRSASTSGVPPPSVAPLRQASDLPQSQVACMQWFHGDHTMLEMIEKKRCLCKEIKARQKTEKGLCKQDSMPILPSWKKSAGTKKYSPPPYSKQQTVFWDTAI
- the Nyap2 gene encoding neuronal tyrosine-phosphorylated phosphoinositide-3-kinase adapter 2 isoform X4; translation: MIPSKMMSANPEEDPLDTFLQYIEDMGMKAYDGLVIQNASDIARENDRLRNETNLAYLKEKNEKRRRQEETIKRIGGEVGRSQDTSYAGKHFRMGFMTMPAPQDRLPHPCSSGFTVRSQSLHSVGGTEDDSSCGSRRQPPPKPKRDPSTKLSTSSETVNSTAASKSGRPLERAEVSAKPRPHSDEYSKKIPPPKPKRNPNTQLSTSFDETYIKKHVPRRTSLPRDSSLSQVCSPAADPEEEEPVYIEMVGNILRDFRKEEDDQSEAVYEEMKYPIFDDLGHDSKCDFDHHSCSSQCATPTVPDLDFIKSSGPCTPKGLLCEIPPPFPNLLSHRPPLLVFPPAPVHCSPNSDESPLTPLEVTKLPVLENVSYMKQPPGACPSSLPSHTSSHAKDQSGALGPAPASSVLSSSPPPPSTLYRTQSPHGYPKSHSTSPSPVSMGRSLTPLSLKRPPPYDAVHSGSLSRSSPSVPHSTPRPVSQDGAKMVNAAVNTYSAAVQSGSRSRTPTSPLEELTSLFTSGRSLLRKSSSGRRSKEPAEKSTEELKVRSHSTEPLPKLDSKERGHHGGAASSREPMKAQEWDGTPGPPVVTSRMGRCSVSPTLLAGNHSSEPKVSCKLGRSASTSGVPPPSVAPLRQASDLPQSQVPSSLANRD
- the Nyap2 gene encoding neuronal tyrosine-phosphorylated phosphoinositide-3-kinase adapter 2 isoform X3, whose amino-acid sequence is MIPSKMMSANPEEDPLDTFLQYIEDMGMKAYDGLVIQNASDIARENDRLRNETNLAYLKEKNEKRRRQEETIKRIGGEVGRSQDTSYAGKHFRMGFMTMPAPQDRLPHPCSSGFTVRSQSLHSVGGTEDDSSCGSRRQPPPKPKRDPSTKLSTSSETVNSTAASKSGRPLERAEGKLTVPTSQSSPRASASGNLFPSAGSQERNIKVSAKPRPHSDEYSKKIPPPKPKRNPNTQLSTSFDETYIKKHVPRRTSLPRDSSLSQVCSPAADPEEEEPVYIEMVGNILRDFRKEEDDQSEAVYEEMKYPIFDDLGHDSKCDFDHHSCSSQCATPTVPDLDFIKSSGPCTPKGLLCEIPPPFPNLLSHRPPLLVFPPAPVHCSPNSDESPLTPLEVTKLPVLENVSYMKQPPGACPSSLPSHTSSHAKDQSGALGPAPASSVLSSSPPPPSTLYRTQSPHGYPKSHSTSPSPVSMGRSLTPLSLKRPPPYDAVHSGSLSRSSPSVPHSTPRPVSQDGAKMVNAAVNTYSAAVQSGSRSRTPTSPLEELTSLFTSGRSLLRKSSSGRRSKEPAEKSTEELKVRSHSTEPLPKLDSKERGHHGGAASSREPMKAQEWDGTPGPPVVTSRMGRCSVSPTLLAGNHSSEPKVSCKLGRSASTSGVPPPSVAPLRQASDLPQSQVPSSLANRD